From Symbiobacterium terraclitae:
GGACAGGGCCTACGTCGAGGGGCTCGCGAGTCGAGCCGAGGCGTGAACCGCCCCGTCCGGGGACGCCTCCCCACGGATACGCAAGAACAGTAAAGGATGAGTCAGTTTTGCAGTATGAACTCGTAATCTCCGATATGGACGGGACCCTGCTCCGCGATGACAAGACGATCTCGCCGCGCACCAAGGAGGCGATCCGGCGGTTCGAGGCGGCCGGCGGCCGCTTCTCCTTCGCCACCGGGCGCGGGGTGGAGGCCTCCCAGCGCTACTTCCGGGAGCTGCAGCTGACGACGCCGCTGGTGCTGCTCAACGGTTCGCTCCTCTACGACCCGGTGAACGACCGGGACCTCGTCGTCCGCTCCCTGACGCAGGACGTGGTCGCCGCGGCCTGGCCGCTGCTGGTGGAGGCGGGGCTGCACCTGATCGTCCACGGGACGCGCCGGGGGGTGGTGCGGCAGATGACCCCCACTATCGCCGAGCACCTGGAGCTCGACGGGATCACCGTGGACCTGCGGCCGGACCTCTCGCCCGCCACGGCCGGCACGGTGATGAAGATCCTGACCATCGGGGAGCCGGAGCAGCTGGACCGGGCCGAGGAGGCCATCCTGGCTGCCCGCCTGCCGGTGAAGCTGGTCCGATCCCATCACACCTATCTCGAGGTACTGCCGCCGGAGGGCGGCAAGGGGACCGGCGTCACGGCCCTGCTGGCGCACCTGGGCATCCCCCGGGAGCACTCGCTGGCGCTGGGCGACTACTTGAACGACCTCGACCTGCTCGCCGCCGCCGGCC
This genomic window contains:
- a CDS encoding Cof-type HAD-IIB family hydrolase, whose protein sequence is MQYELVISDMDGTLLRDDKTISPRTKEAIRRFEAAGGRFSFATGRGVEASQRYFRELQLTTPLVLLNGSLLYDPVNDRDLVVRSLTQDVVAAAWPLLVEAGLHLIVHGTRRGVVRQMTPTIAEHLELDGITVDLRPDLSPATAGTVMKILTIGEPEQLDRAEEAILAARLPVKLVRSHHTYLEVLPPEGGKGTGVTALLAHLGIPREHSLALGDYLNDLDLLAAAGLGVAMANAHPGLKAVAQRETLTNMEDGVAAVLDALVEGRPVGRPIS